The proteins below come from a single Ptychodera flava strain L36383 chromosome 6, AS_Pfla_20210202, whole genome shotgun sequence genomic window:
- the LOC139134813 gene encoding uncharacterized protein isoform X6 produces MGNQNSGEDSASYTTTDFDESDLYSLIAQSSRAPSPMEPPEADLSHLTEEERSHITEVLERARQLQDRDEQRVRELEEEYTAFAENIVRRASLTGMETDLCPICLTTELVLGAPSAGDPNTDRGTVCEDCERRVCRKCGSTAVSIATKKDKWLCHMCQKRRHLYTSSGMWYHGTRPALSRCSSVEEALSVMGASERRSSTPISEDSCIGAAGEERERKQLEHSESSEERPESESRSRGVGQSSSDEDGCKSSNAKDTGARPKTRTEPQDIPDKSEIRQDEQSLDNVSPSSTYDSGLGASTKIPSTDDMEVEEQRLQSDRIQSLSLHRQGTTESLDDDEMQRQLLDMAVGSCSLDDDEMQRQLLEMAGLGSEDQDETDDTCQTIPPGEISQSDDVPVGDRDGAYGEESPISTIPAKASSVSVSADRSADRTDTASAAPETRTETITDREETKQDSESAKLTQYILTNSTKNIMSIKNMIRQFEYKSASFDDEALTRDMSKTGAGKADGRTVTRGRLRKSGSLDSKTSGTFLFDNPVSMKPTRKHDPRWRHESLSDSEIRSGGKHIPIDTSSLVRSKASLAKSDSTLASKGRPDLSGLGTSISVESGIGSMESELNGKNGKSASPSINTSSVQDVQEGPEIRYQSFHDLRKVGTEEPTPSAQQTPQYNRQKPLNLPKRRRAKPVMEIPLSPIWDVEIVTPESDHPAGEFQSPEYSNPELAEESPIEPMAKVNYHEGEELCDDLTQKPVKVYEKVEKVTLVHDPQEMPVLSDTTDEKDQKSEEVGEQPLKETIDVHSTFGLQKRALDAVPEEPADFNKQVEKKEVREGALPKPESTTPKLPTAESKSEVPDVGAKDTERLRRTEKEYKSYIETFKQTPSKEDVSDEAEKGPEVLEEIIQNSSESTTTETIAEETFNGATTKSKSDVECHKIQATKMQVLDHSLDAPPESDESSSKRDITDQTTNAVDQSESKSLYNTMQALGTIATVVKDREGAIFVVSKYEEEEGDDDSKNKEKDVDKKDVADTSSQSKSDAKALTRRRHKPVPLPRTSKLPTLSTSTTGFLDEKLPISKTENDESSARDRRTRRTLPSTVAATKTTESTPTATKAGENNAKATSYGKYRSRSLDAIPQSKLPTRLGKIPEMTRMKSEETMTQSSTSKLPTKIPRVKSKSPPVFSRQTSTNGDGGSPESILESPVTPEIATKTFSEPKPSSPTQDARGKEPAFTLASPPREESRSDDSKTSRTVKTRASPPAPQQRKSDSKSEHERGRVPLRKQKESITADSSGDKVVKPPKPPVPPRKTIGTAMGKSFDGKLNPRQKAATAEMATETDVEVAPKPRPMKNISTAMGTSFDERRFMGRYSPRATTESATETYGQLSEAMRQKKAMLSEAVGTSFEQDAAPIKKQTTETGTSPPTPTKKTFSSMATGSFDVGLTDSKKLVESGTSSETATKKTVQTIATETSFEEVPKKRPSVEEKGTSPPSSPKITQSDLEQRSPARAAEVVLGVTTGSTSYHQNQLIFVSASQQRKSTDRRNHSEAAKVGLPRTVSVGTNTDDDMLRRSSIDQLLEDMDIRPSFTMSTYSDDEYTVPSVARARRLSLEDSDRRSSSLPSTPSRIPRSPSRSTSSDTEGFDSDADTPRKIRRRLPEIPPDAVPAPMPRRSKTSKADREVSEQEAERASELNKVKEMLFKKAEELERQRSMSEKTKTTSDIPGQRQEVTRITVRHTKLPTVAKKSGGGAKVATSVGATPKPSSIGFGNGAKTASAVRAKQAIPSTSSKRSSPPQEKQVSKQPPPPSRERFGYKRSSPTSAKQKQAKSEDAEETSNLTQMVFLTKSEEDIIREIEKQISDTSGTEYRAFEPAEIKREVRRKYADYIGHDFDLNSLSKLNTASSPVTTKESTTPDRPKRESPTQRGSRSSPKQSETSSKKKVSPTKDMRTTKQSEMVGHKRDSPTKDDRTSRSRLPLRKFTPTTKQEASRKSSGEQTRKTDDKPASQVPKYQYIGKADKDTPHKMQSNSKLDTSKSRKEDDKDSKDDVSSPNRSPKAQSRASPQSSPQRRRHRRQNSDPHVQKFSPIKEDSDFETQISAAELSKSKKSDKPSHGTSKSSSTKDSMPLPKQTRRRKDTPTVMPMSEEIIAQAERMSQEGEIIERKIKEEKREQLRKEIEKRKKQMEESARKLEEIKAMRKFDSQLDTVKTSYSYDDKLRNIETSRLGDHDRQYGSLETMSMARNMPNFSLSQSSSFNSSSDDMYMPGSQHLIFPLKSPQRTRQEEEEMGYHQQKKTADRQIHYDEITGSAVHIVQQNIVTSKDGQQQLPVSGMRRSAAFTGRDEIDAGLTESAPELETSDKTESPKRKRTGFHKTQGNGEYSGAPTSPSKAILARSKAVSSPTFRSSAAEGKKIKIRAESERSAYSSAEFGSFDFRSVGRDTDWSDPHGESDDESYAVKGSGSRYRGDRSHRDKSRDMMSPVSVSSAHGHRTKTFLFSRDPKDRSVRACVSGNGLGLKIVGGKRIPGTDQIGAYIAAIYPGSVCEQVDDLREGDQVCEWNGTSLTGRTYEEVQQIIRSTDGEVELKVRCSGVSMCESPRKPPPSKQPSESYQSSMENIPEHDEEGDLEKQRYSPSSGIDPTQLTRRLEGISRAQSQSGSSGSSVKHSSPPKWPESPGVSSPSEPSTPKGSRKQHQHHHHREKRHHRVSGEIQLQIRYEPRTHDLQINIIRARGLAPKDFNGLADPFVKVYLLPGRSAENKRRTKYIARSLNPQWEQVVFYRNLSPADLQKKSIEFTVWDYDRFSPNDFMGEVLIDLAESQYLDNRPRWFRLHEHDENNSAQLPKPKTLSPIRQRSPSKSHTLVLQKCRSHQDVMDDQPRDRSSSRSAEKTRSLTQLSRTESDDSAKEGAASLRPQRPHMPPSFWKEALSESSSKSYTDSPLQQRKSYISDDVMIGGGYSLSSIPIPMRRTLSAGDTTPSLEHLARNSRIRRKPHYGSGDTTDSSNISTPRSSRHSSRERGQARSSPVRLLRKETTDTTTSTKSSYYYTADSKPPSTNYGQADSYHMPPLHIQPQPTIQSYYGYDPSISITTDTTYLSQSQSSKRSSNSRRSHHRSGGGGHEKSKSSSMGAEHFPATEKNADGSVRSLPNEIRQSPRKSVSIEDSRYGGSDIQVIEQSETPWIVRQPPDGREISMQQKAAMYTRMLLADLGPGQVIDPEMPRQCRATFLKKANAEMTGEIKLALRKEVRLEGDILYVEIIQARKITYKFKVTDHLPDLYVKAYLVVGNKRVAKKKTRICKHDLEPTFNETFKYNTSIKGLALQIMLWADGGRFGRNLLVGEALIWLDTVNFSRGSVEGWYKLFLSPHSTSKGTVRTP; encoded by the exons AAGACACAGGCGCGCGACCAAAGACAAGGACGGAACCTCAGGACATTCCTGATAAAAGTGAAATAAGACAAGACGAGCAGAGTCTAGATAACGTCAGTCCAAGTTCAACGTACGACAGCGGCCTCGGTGCAAGCACTAAGATACCATCGACTGATGACATGGAGGTTGAGGAACAGCGGCTGCAAAGTGACCGGATTCAATCACTTTCACTACACAGGCAGGGGACCACAGAGTCCCTCGACGATGACGAAATGCAAAGACAGTTGCTGGACATGGCTGTCGGCTCGTGCAGCCTTGACGACGATGAGATGCAGAGACAGCTTCTGGAGATGGCGGGTCTTGGAAGTGAGGATCAGGATGAAACGGATGATACATGTCAAACAATTCCACCTGGAGAGATCAGCCAATCTGATGACGTCCCAGTTGGCGATCGCGATGGTGCTTACGGTGAGGAATCACCAATTAGTACAATACCTGCGAAGGCTTCCTCAGTGTCTGTGTCTGCAGACAGGTCAGCAGATAGAACGGATACCGCCTCAGCTGCACCGGAGACACGCACAGAAACTATTACAGATAGGGAAGAAACAAAACAGGACAGTGAAAGTGCCAAACTCACGCAATACATACTCACTAATTCCACAAAAAATATTATGTCCATAAAAAATATGATCCGGCAGTTTGAATACAAGAGTGCATCATTTGACGATGAAGCACTCACTAGAGATATGTCCAAGACTGGGGCTGGTAAAGCAGACGGTCGGACTGTGACAAGGGGAAGGTTAAGGAAATCAGGCTCCCTCGATTCCAAAACCAGCGGGACGTTTCTGTTTGACAATCCTGTTTCCATGAAACCGACTAGGAAACACGACCCTAGATGGAGGCATGAAAGTCTTAGCGACAGTGAAATAAGGTCTGGCGGTAAACACATACCGATCGATACGAGCTCCCTTGTCAGAAGCAAGGCATCGCTGGCAAAAAGCGATTCTACGTTAGCAAGCAAAGGTAGACCGGACTTGTCTGGACTTGGAACGTCAATCAGTGTCGAGTCTGGCATTGGTAGCATGGAAAGTGAACTTAACGGGAAAAATGGGAAGAGTGCATCCCCTTCCATCAATACCAGCAGCGTGCAAGACGTTCAGGAGGGTCCGGAAATCCGATATCAATCATTCCACGATCTGAGGAAAGTGGGGACGGAGGAACCCACGCCAAGTGCCCAGCAAACACCCCAGTATAACAGACAAAAGCCATTAAATCTCCCTAAAAGAAGACGTGCAAAGCCGGTGATGGAGATCCCCCTATCGCCAATATGGGACGTTGAGATCGTGACCCCAGAATCAGATCATCCGGCAGGGGAGTTTCAGTCCCCTGAATACAGCAACCCAGAACTTGCCGAGGAATCACCCATCGAACCGATGGCGAAGGTGAATTATCATGAGGGAGAAGAATTGTGTGACGATCTGACGCAAAAGCCTGTAAAAGTTTATGAAAAGGTTGAGAAAGTGACCCTGGTGCATGATCCTCAAGAAATGCCCGTGCTCAGCGACACGACAGATGAAAAGGACCAAAAAAGCGAGGAAGTTGGCGAGCAACCACTGAAAGAAACAATCGATGTACACAGTACATTTGGCCTGCAAAAGCGTGCCTTAGATGCAGTTCCCGAAGAACCAGCTGACTTCAACAAACAAGTAGAGAAGAAAGAGGTGAGGGAGGGCGCACTGCCAAAGCCTGAATCAACAACACCAAAACTTCCAACGGCTGAGAGCAAATCAGAAGTTCCTGATGTTGGTGCTAAAGATACAGAGCGGCTTAGAAGAACGGAGAAAGAATACAAAAGTTACATCGAAACGTTCAAGCAGACTCCATCGAAAGAAGATGTCAGTGATGAGGCAGAAAAGGGTCCAGAAGTTCTTGAGGAAATCATCCAGAACAGTTCGGAAAGTACGACGACTGAAACGATCGCGGAAGAAACTTTCAACGGTGCTACCACAAAATCAAAGAGTGACGTTGAGTGTCACAAAATACAAGCGACAAAAATGCAAGTATTAGACCATAGTCTGGATGCCCCACCAGAATCGGATGAAAGTTCAAGCAAGAGGGATATCACTGACCAAACAACCAATGCAGTTGATCAGAGTGAGAGTAAATCGCTCTACAACACCATGCAGGCCCTGGGAACGATTGCTACCGTCGTGAAGGATAGAGAGGGGGCGATTTTCGTTGTGTCAAAATACGAAGAAGAAGAGGGTGATGATGACAGTAAAAACAAGGAAAAAGATGTAGACAAAAAAGATGTCGCGGACACATCGAGTCAGTCAAAGTCTGATGCTAAGGCGCTAACCAGGCGTCGACATAAacctgtgcccctcccacggacaagtaaacttCCTACCTTAAGTACATCTACTACAGGGTTCTTGGATGAAAAATTACCAAtatcaaaaactgaaaatgacGAGTCTTCAGCAAGAGACAGGCGAACACGAAGAACTCTACCTTCGACTGTTGCTGCAACAAAGACAACTGAATCGACCCCCACTGCGACAAAGGCTGGGGAAAACAACGCGAAGGCCACTTCATATGGGAAATACAGATCAAGATCACTCGACGCAATACCGCAGTCTAAGCTGCCTACAAGACTTGGTAAGATACCGGAAATGACGAGAATGAAATCTGAAGAGACGATGACGCAATCCAGCACAAGCAAATTACCCACGAAAATCCCACGTGTGAAATCAAAGAGTCCCCCTGTGTTTAGCAGACAAACAAGTACCAATGGGGACGGAGGATCTCCTGAATCAATATTGGAATCTCCGGTTACACCTGAAATAGCAACAAAGACATTTTCTGAACCCAAGCCGAGCAGTCCAACGCAGGACGCCCGAGGTAAAGAGCCAGCTTTTACCTTAGCTAGTCCTCCCAGAGAAGAAAGTCGTTCAGATGATAGCAAAACGTCGAGAACCGTCAAGACAAGAGCTTCACCTCCCGCACCACAGCAGAGAAAATCTGACTCAAAATCGGAACATGAGCGAGGCCGCGTGCCTTTAAGAAAGCAAAAGGAATCGATCACGGCGGACAGTAGTGGCGACAAAGTAGTGAAGCCACCTAAACCACCGGTCCCCCCTAGGAAAACAATCGGCACAGCGATGGGAAAGAGCTTTGATGGCAAACTCAATCCCCGACAAAAGGCAGCTACCGCAGAGATGGCGACCGAGACGGACGTCGAAGTGGCACCGAAACCGAGACCAATGAAAAACATCTCTACTGCGATGGGAACGAGCTTTGACGAAAGGAGATTCATGGGAAGATACTCGCCTAGGGCAACGACCGAATCCGCCACGGAAACATACGGGCAACTGTCAGAAGCGATGAGACAGAAAAAGGCAATGCTCAGTGAGGCTGTCGGTACAAGTTTTGAACAAGACGCTGCACCAATTAAAAAGCAAACGACAGAAACGGGCACTTCTCCGCCAACGCCGACAAAAAAGACGTTCAGCAGTATGGCTACAGGGAGTTTTGACGTGGGCTTAACTGACTCTAAGAAACTAGTGGAAAGTGGCACATCATCGGAGACAGcgacaaagaaaacagtccagaCAATCGCTACAGAAACCAGCTTTGAAGAGGTGCCGAAGAAAAGACCTTCCGTTGAAGAAAAGGGAACATCACCGCCAAGTAGTCCAAAAATTACACAAAGTGACCTCGAGCAGAGGTCGCCGGCCAGAGCAGCCGAAGTCGTCCTGGGCGTAACAACTGGGAGCACAAGTTATCACCAAAACCAGTTGATATTTGTATCAGCAAGCCAACAGAGAAAGTCAACCGACAGAAGAAATCATTCCGAGGCGGCAAAAGTGGGCCTACCAAGAACCGTGAGCGTGGGAACAAACACTGACGACGATATGCTGAGGAGGTCTTCGATCGACCAACTGTTAGAGGATATGGACATCAGACCGTCGTTTACGATGTCGACTTACAGCGATGACGAGTATACAGTTCCGTCTGTTGCGAGGGCTAGGAGGTTGTCATTAGAAGACAGCGACCGAAGAAGCTCGTCTTTACCATCGACGCCGAGCAGAATTCCAAGATCACCAAGTAGG AGTACATCAAGCGACACAGAGGGCTTTGACAGCGATGCCGACACGCCAAGGAAGATACGCCGTCGTCTGCCGGAGATTCCGCCAGATGCCGTACCCGCTCCAATGCCAAGGCGAAGCAAGACTTCCAAAGCGGACAGGGAAGTTTCTGAACAAGAAGCTGAACGCGCCAGCGAACTGAACAAGGTCAAGGAAATGCTGTTCAAGAAAGCTGAGGAACTGGAGAGACAACGTAGCATGAGTGAAAAAACTAAAACCACTTCAGACATTCCAGGTCAACGCCAAGAAGTAACTCGTATCACGGTCAGACACACGAAACTACCGACCGTTGCGAAAAAGAGTGGCGGTGGCGCGAAGGTTGCTACTTCGGTTGGCGCCACGCCAAAGCCTTCCTCGATCGGTTTCGGAAACGGTGCTAAAACTGCAAGTGCAGTGCGTGCAAAACAAGCCATTCCAAGCACTTCATCGAAGAGATCATCTCCACCTCAGGAAAAGCAAGTCTCTAAACAGCCTCCTCCTCCTTCCAGGGAGAGGTTCGGTTATAAACGGTCCTCGCCTACCTCTGCCAAACAAAAACAGGCGAAAAGCGAAGACGCCGAGGAGACAAGTAACTTGACGCAGATGGTGTTTCTCACAAAGTCAGAGGAAGACATCATAAGAGAAATCGAAAAGCAAATCAGCGATACCTCTGGAACAGAGTACAGAGCATTTGAGCCGGCGGAAATCAAGAGAGAAGTGCGGagaaaatatgcagattacatcgGTCACGACTTCGACCTCAATTCATTGTCGAAACTTAATACTGCATCGTCGCCCGTCACGACCAAAGAATCAACGACACCTGATAGACCAAAACGGGAGTCACCGACTCAACGCGGTAGCCGGTCGTCACCGAAGCAAAGTGAAACTAGCAGCAAAAAGAAAGTATCACCTACTAAAGATATGAGGACgacaaaacaaagtgaaatgGTCGGACACAAGAGAGATTCGCCGACAAAAGACGACAGAACGAGTAGGAGTCGTCTACCTCTGAGAAAGTTCACACCGACAACAAAACAAGAAGCTTCGAGGAAATCGAGTGGCGAGCAAACACGAAAAACGGATGATAAACCCGCATCACAGGTCCCAAAATACCAATACATTGGAAAAGCTGACAAAGACACCCCTCATAAGATGCAATCCAACAGCAAATTGGACACCAGCAAAAGCAGAAAAGAAGACGACAAGGATAGCAAAGATGATGTTTCGAGTCCGAACAGGTCACCAAAAGCGCAGAGCAGAGCGTCACCACAATCGTCCCCACAAAGACGGCGGCACAGACGGCAAAATTCCGATCCTCACGTACAGAAGTTTTCACCAATCAAAGAAGACAGTGATTTTGAGACGCAGATATCTGCTGCCGAGCTGTCTAAATCGAAGAAGTCCGACAAGCCGTCGCACGGCACCAGCAAGTCCTCGTCGACGAAAGATTCGATGCCGCTTCCGAAACAAACAAGGCGACGAAAAGACACGCCGACAGTCATGCCAATGTCAGAAGAGATC ATTGCACAGGCGGAGCGGATGAGTCAAGAGGGGGAAATCATCGAAAGAAAAATCAAAGAAGAAAAGCGAGAACAGTTAAGAAAGGAAattgaaaagagaaagaaacagATGGAGGAATCGGCGAGGAAACTGGAGGAAATAAAAGCAATGCGAAAATTTGACTCTCAACTGGACACAGTTAAGACAAGCTACAGCTATGATGATAAATTGAGAAATATTGAGACAAGTAGACTGGGTGACCATGACAGACAATATGGATCTTTGGAAACTATGTCAATGGCAAGGAACATGCCGAATTTTAGTCTCTCGCAGTCCAGTTCGTTCAACTCTTCCTCAGACGATATGTACATGCCCGGAAGCCAACACCTGATCTTCCCGTTGAAAAGTCCGCAGCGAACAAGGCAAGAGGAAGAGGAGATGGGGTATCACCAACAGAAGAAGACGGCTGATAGACAGatacattatgatgaaatcacgGGCAGCGCTGTACACATCGTCCAGCAAAACATCGTCACCAGCAAGGACGGCCAGCAGCAGTTGCCGGTGTCGGGCATGCGCAGAAGCGCTGCGTTCACAGGACGCGACGAAATCGATGCGGGCTTGACAGAAAGTGCTCCTGAACTTGAAACTTCAGACAAGACG GAAAGTCCCAAGAGGAAGCGTACCGGCTTTCACAAAACACAGGGTAACGGAGAATATAGCGGCGCCCCCACAAGTCCAAGTAAGGCCATCCTGGCAAGATCAAAGGCTGTGTCTTCTCCTACATTTCGATCAA GTGCAGCCGAAGGAAAGAAGATTAAAATCAGGGCTGAATCTGAGAGAAGCGCATATTCATCTGCGGAATTCGGTAGTTTTG ATTTCCGTTCTGTGGGCCGAGACACCGATTGGTCAGACCCCCACGGCGAGAGTGATGACGAATCCTACGCGGTTAAAGGCAGTGGTTCTCGCTATCGTGGCGATAGGTCACACAGAGATAAGAGCAGAGAT ATGATGTCACCTGTCAGTGTATCCAGTGCGCATGGGCATCGAACCAAGACATTTCTGTTCAGCAGAGACCCGAAGGACAGGTCCGTCAGAG CTTGCGTTTCAGGGAATGGACTTGGATTGAAGATAGTCGGAGGCAAGCGAATCCCGGGGACTGATCAAATAGGGGCGTACATCGCTGCCATCTACCCAGGCAGCGTCTGCGAGCAGGTCGATGACCTGCGGGAAGGTGATCAAGTCTGCGAATGGAACGGGACCAGTCTGACCGGACGGACCTACGAAGAGGTGCAGCAGATTATTCGGTCGACAGACGGAGAAGTTGAGTTGAAAGTGAGATG CAGTGGTGTCAGCATGTGCGAGTCTCCTAGGAAACCACCGCCAAGCAAACAACCAAGCGAGAGTTATCAGTCCTCTATGGAAAATATTCCTGAGCACGATGAAG AAGGTGACCTTGAAAAGCAGAGATACTCGCCAAGTTCTGGCATAGACCCTACTCAGCTCACTCGAAGGCTTGAAGGCATATCTCGagctcagtcacaatcaggaTCCAGCGGATCTTCTGTTAAGCATAGTAGTCCCCCAAAATGGCCAGAATCACCAGGTGTGTCTTCACCGAGCGAGCCCTCTACGCCAAAG GGATCCAGAAAACAACATCAGCATCATCACCATAGAGAAAAGAGGCACCACAGAGTATCGGGAGAAATTCAG CTCCAGATAAGGTACGAACCTCGCACACACGACCTTCAGATTAACATAATTCGAGCCAGGGGACTTGCTCCTAAAGACTTCAACGGTTTAGCAGATCCATTCGTGAAAGTGTATTTGCTACCAGGTAGAAG TGCGGAAAACAAGCGACGGACAAAATACATCGCCAGGTCATTGAACCCACAATGGGAACAGGTTGTGTTTTACAGAAATCTAAGTCCAGCTGATTTGCAGAAGAAAAGCATCGAGTTCACCGTATGGGATTACGACAGATTTTCACCAAATGATTTCATGGGAGAG GTATTGATAGACCTAGCTGAGAGTCAGTACTTGGACAACAGACCGCGCTGGTTTCGACTACATGAACACGATGAAAACAACAGTGCGCAGCTTCCAAAGCCCAAGACGCTGTCTCCCATCCGGCAAAGATCGCCTTCTAAGTCACACACATTAGTGCTGCAGAAATGCCGGAGTCACCAGGATGTGATGGACGACCAACCAAGAGACAGAAGTAGTAGCAGAAGCGCCGAGAAGACACGATCCTTAACACAGCTCTCTCGAACCGAGAGTGATGACAGTGCCAAAGAGGGCGCCGCATCACTAAGGccacagcgccctcatatgcCACCGTCATTCTGGAAGGAAG CCTTGTCGGAGAGCAGCTCCAAAAGTTACACGGACAGTCCTCTGCAGCAGCGGAAAAGTTACataagtgatgacgtcatgatCGGGGGCGGATATTCGCTGTCATCTATTCCGATTCCCATGAGAAGAACCCTATCTGCCGGTGATACAACGCCATCATTAGAACACCTTGCAAGAAATAGTCGAATCAGAAGAAAG CCACATTATGGATCGGGTGACACCACAGACAGCAGTAACATAAGTACTCCAAGATCAAGCAGACACAGTAGCCGGGAACGAGGACAGGCCAGGTCGTCTCCGGTGAGACTTCTGAGGAAAGAAACAACAGACACCACAACGAGTACCAAGTCATCCTACTATTACACAGCAGACTCCAAACCACCATCTA CAAACTATGGACAAGCTGACAGTTACCACATGCCACCATTGCACATACAACCACAGCCCACCATCCAGAGTTACTATGGTTACGACCCTAGTATCAGCATCACGACTGACACTACGTACCTCAGCCAATCACAAAGCTCTAAGAGATCATCAAA TTCCCGCCGAAGTCATCACcgtagtggtggtggtggtcaCGAAAAGAGCAAGTCAAGTTCCATGGGTGCTGAGCATTTCCCTGCAACAGAGAAAAATGCAGATGGTTCTGTGCGATCTCTTCCCAATGAGATCAGACAATCACCAC gAAAAAGTGTTTCAATTGAAGACAGTAGGTATGGAGGTAGTGACATCCAAGTAATTGAACAAAG TGAAACGCCTTGGATTGTACGCCAGCCACCAGATGGACGTGAAATAAGTATGCAACAAAAAGCTGCCATGTATACGAGAATGTTACTGGCTGACTTAGGTCCTGGGCAGGTGATCGACCCAGAAATGCCAA GGCAATGTAGAGCAACCTTTTTGAAGAAAG CTAATGCAGAAATGACCGGGGAAATAAAACTTGCACTCAGAAAAGAGGTGAGGCTGGAGGGCGATATTCTCTACGTTGAAATAATACAAGCCCGGAAGATCACGTATAAATTCAAAGTCACCGATCATTTACCAG ATCTCTACGTTAAGGCGTACTTGGTAGTTGGTAATAAAAGGGTGGCCAAGAAGAAAACGCGGATCTGCAAACACGATCTGGAGCCTACATTCAATGAAACGTTCAAATATAACACGAGTATTAAAGGTCTGGCCTTACAG ATCATGCTGTGGGCGGACGGTGGTAGGTTTGGGCGAAACTTGTTGGTAGGTGAAGCTCTGATATGGCTCGATACAGTCAATTTCAGTCGGGGGTCTGTCGAAGGGTGGTATAAACTATTTCTGTCTCCTCACTCAACGTCTAAAGGTACTGTGAGGACACCGTAA